The following coding sequences lie in one Nitratireductor mangrovi genomic window:
- a CDS encoding response regulator, which yields METHRGPSQEIALRRSARDAPGGLARASSTLYRTHNRYGIGTLAVLVLVLVFACLSFMYGAPPIVSYGLAATGLAGLGVLALMIAEERRIEAQTVSQAQKTREEIESLADRMWELHESEERFRGLIDALGDLVVHRDRDGRIVYANKVFADMFGRQPRDLCGRTLDELGVDVGMVSDAAFAEGECLSSADVPIETAEGTRWFSWIELSVRDDETGTVSHRTIARDITARKKAETALIAARERAEFASQAKSRFLATVSHEIRTPMNGIMGMAKLLADTDLSPEQRTYVGAVSTSANALLALIEDLLDFSKIEAGRLELEPQKMSPRELVENVVELMAARAFAKDIGLGCHVEPGVPAVIDADPGRLRQVMLNLIGNAVKFTEEGGVEVRVGISPEGEPPVLKFSITDSGPGLTTAEISRIFREFEQADGTPTRKHGGAGLGLAISKRIVDAMGGRIVVESEVGKGSSFSFEMPLPAETVFSPDRPTALHGMGVMIVSENLVEAQAMVDTVRAHGGSAVVARSPADAEQMLRGERRFEAVLVDAAFEGSDGAVLSRLRNTAREAFDAVILIAPTDRGRLFQYRATGYSTFLARPVRGGTMLRVLTHSTVDQMPHATVHRLEIKRPRTAAARPAARLHVLIAEDNEINALMARSVLEKAGYSVQHVRDGKSAVEAVRKARAARPFDIVLMDLHMPVMDGLDAIALIRKHEEEKGHAATPIMVLSADSQEKTRHDVISHGANGFVTKPLDPHELVEAVRQQAAA from the coding sequence ATGGAGACGCATCGCGGGCCATCGCAGGAGATCGCGTTGCGCCGGAGCGCGAGGGATGCACCCGGCGGCCTGGCGCGCGCCTCGTCCACACTCTACCGCACCCACAACCGCTACGGGATTGGGACGCTTGCGGTTTTGGTTCTGGTGCTGGTCTTTGCATGCCTGTCGTTCATGTACGGGGCGCCTCCGATCGTCAGCTATGGCCTGGCCGCGACCGGGCTGGCAGGGCTTGGCGTTCTTGCGCTGATGATCGCGGAGGAGCGCCGCATCGAGGCGCAAACGGTCTCCCAAGCCCAGAAAACCCGCGAGGAGATCGAATCTCTCGCCGACCGGATGTGGGAGTTGCACGAAAGCGAGGAGCGCTTTCGTGGCCTCATCGACGCGCTCGGCGATCTCGTCGTTCACCGCGACCGCGATGGCCGCATCGTCTACGCCAACAAGGTCTTTGCCGACATGTTCGGGCGCCAGCCGCGCGACCTCTGCGGACGCACGCTGGACGAGCTTGGCGTCGATGTCGGGATGGTTTCGGATGCCGCCTTCGCCGAGGGCGAGTGCCTGAGCTCGGCCGATGTGCCGATCGAGACGGCGGAAGGGACACGCTGGTTTTCCTGGATCGAGCTGTCCGTGCGCGACGATGAAACCGGCACCGTCTCGCACCGCACGATCGCCCGTGACATCACCGCGCGCAAGAAGGCAGAGACCGCCCTGATTGCCGCGCGCGAGCGCGCCGAATTCGCCAGTCAGGCCAAGTCGCGCTTCCTCGCCACGGTGAGCCATGAAATCCGCACGCCGATGAATGGCATCATGGGCATGGCCAAGTTGCTCGCCGACACCGACCTGTCGCCCGAGCAACGCACCTATGTCGGTGCCGTGTCGACCTCAGCCAACGCACTGCTGGCGCTCATCGAGGACCTGCTTGATTTCTCCAAGATCGAGGCGGGCCGGCTCGAACTTGAGCCACAGAAGATGTCGCCTCGCGAACTCGTCGAGAACGTCGTCGAACTGATGGCCGCGCGGGCCTTCGCCAAGGACATCGGGCTGGGCTGCCATGTCGAACCCGGCGTACCGGCGGTCATTGACGCCGATCCGGGTCGCCTGCGCCAAGTCATGCTCAACCTGATCGGCAATGCGGTGAAATTCACCGAGGAGGGTGGTGTCGAGGTGCGCGTTGGAATCAGCCCCGAGGGCGAACCTCCGGTGCTCAAATTCAGCATCACCGACAGCGGTCCGGGGCTGACGACAGCCGAGATCAGCCGCATTTTCCGCGAGTTCGAGCAGGCCGACGGCACGCCGACGCGCAAGCATGGCGGCGCCGGGCTGGGCCTCGCCATCTCAAAACGCATTGTCGATGCCATGGGCGGCCGCATCGTGGTCGAAAGCGAGGTCGGCAAAGGCTCGAGCTTCTCTTTCGAAATGCCGTTGCCGGCCGAAACCGTGTTCTCCCCCGATCGGCCTACCGCGCTGCACGGCATGGGGGTGATGATCGTTTCGGAGAACCTTGTCGAGGCGCAAGCGATGGTCGACACCGTGCGCGCGCATGGCGGCAGTGCCGTTGTCGCGCGCAGTCCCGCGGATGCCGAACAGATGCTGCGCGGGGAACGCCGCTTCGAGGCCGTGCTTGTCGATGCAGCGTTCGAGGGCAGCGACGGCGCCGTGCTGTCGCGACTGCGCAACACCGCGCGGGAAGCCTTCGATGCCGTGATCCTGATCGCTCCGACCGATCGGGGGCGGCTTTTCCAGTACCGCGCGACCGGCTATTCCACCTTCCTCGCACGCCCGGTGCGCGGCGGAACCATGCTGCGCGTCCTGACCCACAGCACGGTCGATCAGATGCCGCACGCGACCGTCCACCGGCTCGAGATCAAGCGCCCGCGCACCGCCGCCGCGAGGCCGGCCGCCCGGCTTCATGTACTGATCGCGGAGGACAACGAAATCAATGCCCTGATGGCGCGTTCGGTGCTCGAAAAGGCCGGCTATTCGGTCCAACATGTGCGCGACGGCAAGTCTGCGGTGGAGGCTGTGCGCAAGGCCCGCGCCGCCCGTCCCTTCGACATCGTTCTGATGGATCTCCACATGCCGGTCATGGACGGCCTCGACGCGATCGCGCTCATTCGCAAGCACGAAGAAGAAAAGGGCCATGCGGCGACACCCATCATGGTTCTCTCCGCCGACAGCCAGGAAAAGACCCGCCACGACGTCATCTCGCATGGCGCCAACGGCTTCGTGACCAAGCCTCTCGATCCGCATGAGCTTGTTGAGGCGGTGAGGCAGCAGGCGGCCGCCTGA
- the lspA gene encoding signal peptidase II — translation MRLLACVLVAAAGIVLDQWIKGLVTQNMTLHEQIDLLPFLALFYAHNYGIAFSLFSSLGDLSLIIMTSGVVLFILWLASRTDQSQLAARLGFALIVAGALGNLIDRVTLGYVVDYVLFHTPNWSFAVFNLADAMITVGAGLVLLEEFFAWRRQRG, via the coding sequence ATGAGGCTGCTCGCCTGCGTCCTGGTCGCCGCGGCGGGCATCGTCCTTGACCAGTGGATCAAGGGGCTCGTGACGCAAAACATGACGCTGCACGAGCAGATCGACCTGCTGCCGTTCCTGGCGCTCTTTTATGCGCACAACTACGGCATCGCCTTTTCGCTGTTTTCCTCGCTCGGCGACCTGTCGCTCATCATTATGACGTCCGGTGTGGTGCTGTTTATCCTCTGGCTGGCCTCGCGCACCGATCAAAGCCAGTTGGCTGCACGGCTGGGCTTTGCGCTCATTGTCGCCGGCGCTCTCGGCAATCTGATCGACCGCGTCACGCTCGGCTACGTCGTCGACTACGTGCTGTTCCACACGCCGAACTGGTCCTTCGCTGTGTTCAATCTCGCCGATGCGATGATTACGGTGGGTGCCGGCCTCGTGCTGCTGGAGGAGTTTTTCGCCTGGCGTCGTCAGCGCGGTTGA
- a CDS encoding MDR family oxidoreductase, producing MSDTFRAILVTRDEEKKQSVSVSEISEADLMEGDVTVAVEATTVNYKDGLAITGKAPVIRRFPMVPGIDFAGTVLKSGHSRWKEGDKVILNGWGVGETHMGAYAARARVNGDWLVGLPESMSVQQAMAIGTAGYTAMLCVMALERHGITPERGPVVVTGAAGGVGSVAVSLLSRLGHHVIASTGRTSEETYLKDLGATEIISRDELSGPARPLGKERWAGGVDAVGSHTLANVLSMTSYGGAVAACGLAQGMDLPASVAPFILRGVSLLGVDSVMAPLALREEAWRRLAADLDPAKLAALSTTIGFGEIMETAGAIVEGRVRGRVVVDMGA from the coding sequence ATGTCCGACACCTTCCGAGCCATCCTCGTCACGCGTGACGAGGAAAAGAAGCAGTCCGTCTCCGTCAGCGAAATCTCGGAGGCCGACCTCATGGAGGGCGACGTGACGGTGGCCGTCGAGGCGACGACGGTGAACTACAAGGATGGCCTGGCAATCACCGGTAAAGCGCCGGTGATTCGCCGGTTTCCAATGGTCCCAGGCATCGATTTCGCCGGAACCGTGCTCAAATCCGGCCATTCCCGCTGGAAGGAAGGCGACAAGGTCATCCTCAACGGCTGGGGCGTCGGCGAAACCCATATGGGCGCCTATGCCGCGCGCGCGCGGGTCAACGGCGACTGGCTGGTGGGGTTGCCGGAAAGCATGAGCGTCCAGCAGGCGATGGCAATCGGCACGGCCGGCTACACCGCGATGTTGTGCGTCATGGCGCTGGAACGACACGGAATCACGCCGGAACGCGGTCCGGTTGTGGTGACGGGTGCGGCAGGAGGCGTCGGTTCGGTCGCTGTTTCGCTCCTTTCGAGGCTTGGCCATCACGTCATCGCGTCGACCGGCAGAACGTCCGAAGAGACCTATCTGAAGGATCTGGGCGCGACCGAGATCATTTCGCGGGATGAACTCTCGGGGCCGGCTCGGCCGCTCGGCAAGGAACGCTGGGCCGGCGGGGTCGACGCCGTCGGCAGCCACACGCTGGCCAACGTCCTGTCGATGACCTCCTATGGCGGCGCGGTCGCCGCTTGCGGGCTGGCCCAGGGCATGGACCTGCCGGCCAGCGTGGCGCCGTTTATCCTGCGCGGCGTCTCTCTGCTCGGCGTCGATTCGGTCATGGCTCCGCTCGCCTTGCGCGAGGAGGCCTGGCGCCGCCTCGCCGCCGACCTCGACCCGGCGAAGCTGGCGGCACTTTCGACGACCATCGGCTTCGGCGAGATCATGGAAACGGCGGGGGCCATTGTGGAGGGTCGCGTTCGCGGTCGCGTCGTCGTCGACATGGGCGCGTGA
- a CDS encoding MBL fold metallo-hydrolase: protein MTFSRRETLKLGVAGLAATTFMPFHGRAQGAGDSYDTEGGKITIHPIAHASFVMTVPGLVIYNDPVGEAAAYQGHPAPDLVLVTHQHGDHYNVDTLNALVTDGTQLVTNPAVFDMLPDGLKEKATSIGNGDSATVGDVGIDAIPAYNTTEDRLKYHPQGRDNGYVLSIDGRRVYIAGDTEDIPEMRALTGIDIAFVPMNLPFTMDVEQAASAVAEFKPAVCYPYHYRDSDPEAFARLVQESEAETEVVQGPWYS, encoded by the coding sequence ATGACCTTTTCCCGACGCGAGACGCTCAAGCTGGGTGTTGCCGGCCTTGCCGCCACCACCTTCATGCCATTCCATGGCCGCGCCCAAGGGGCAGGCGACAGCTACGACACCGAGGGCGGCAAGATCACCATCCATCCGATCGCGCACGCCTCTTTCGTCATGACGGTGCCTGGGCTGGTGATCTACAACGATCCGGTCGGCGAGGCCGCCGCCTATCAGGGCCATCCGGCGCCGGATTTGGTCCTTGTCACCCATCAGCACGGCGACCACTACAATGTCGACACGCTGAATGCGCTTGTGACCGATGGTACGCAGTTGGTGACCAACCCCGCCGTGTTCGACATGCTGCCCGACGGACTGAAGGAGAAGGCGACCTCGATCGGCAATGGCGACAGCGCAACCGTCGGCGACGTCGGCATCGACGCCATACCGGCCTACAACACTACCGAGGACCGGCTGAAATATCATCCGCAAGGCCGCGACAATGGCTATGTGCTTTCGATCGACGGTCGCCGGGTCTACATCGCCGGCGATACGGAAGATATCCCGGAAATGCGCGCGCTGACCGGCATTGACATCGCCTTCGTGCCGATGAACTTGCCCTTCACGATGGATGTAGAGCAGGCAGCGTCCGCGGTGGCCGAGTTCAAGCCAGCGGTCTGCTATCCGTACCATTATCGCGACAGCGATCCGGAGGCCTTCGCCAGGCTGGTTCAGGAGTCGGAGGCCGAGACAGAGGTGGTACAGGGCCCCTGGTACTCCTGA
- a CDS encoding integration host factor subunit beta produces the protein MIKSELVQTIANRNPHLFLRDVENIVNAIFDEITDALADGNRVELRGFGAFSVKNRPARVGRNPRTGDAVEVEEKWIPFFKTGKELRERLNSK, from the coding sequence ATGATCAAATCCGAGCTTGTGCAGACGATTGCCAACCGCAATCCGCACCTGTTCCTGCGCGATGTCGAAAACATCGTGAATGCTATCTTCGACGAAATCACCGATGCGCTGGCCGACGGCAACAGGGTGGAGTTGCGCGGGTTCGGCGCATTCTCTGTCAAGAACCGGCCGGCGCGTGTCGGCCGCAACCCGCGCACCGGCGATGCTGTCGAGGTGGAGGAGAAGTGGATACCCTTCTTCAAGACCGGCAAGGAATTGCGCGAGCGCCTCAACTCCAAATAG
- a CDS encoding ornithine cyclodeaminase family protein gives MRMIAASEVDAALSFAGLVETLRTAFRDGAVQPVRHHHTIERPDGAASTLLLMPAWNDFTRAGTSAGGHVGVKIATVSPDNNQIGKPAVMALYLLLDGKTGEPLALIDGQRLTQWRTACASALAASYLAREDAARLLIVGAGALSRFLAQAHAAVRPIREVRIWNRTPANAEKVAADLREMGIAASVAGDLAAEVGRADIVSAATISTEPLIAGAALRPGVHVDLVGGFTPTMREADDDAIRAASVYVDTLGGATKEAGDIVQPLESGVLSRDAIVGDLYGLARGETPGRRSADEITLFKSVGAAIEDLAAGVAVYKALSS, from the coding sequence ATGCGCATGATCGCCGCCAGCGAGGTCGACGCCGCGCTCAGCTTTGCGGGTCTGGTGGAGACCCTGCGGACAGCGTTCCGCGACGGCGCGGTACAGCCGGTCAGGCATCACCACACGATAGAACGGCCGGATGGCGCCGCGTCCACCTTGCTGCTGATGCCGGCCTGGAACGATTTCACACGCGCCGGAACCTCCGCCGGCGGCCATGTCGGGGTCAAGATCGCCACTGTCTCGCCCGACAACAACCAGATCGGCAAGCCTGCCGTGATGGCGCTCTACCTGCTGCTCGACGGCAAGACCGGCGAGCCGCTGGCGTTGATCGACGGCCAGCGCTTGACGCAATGGCGCACGGCCTGCGCTTCCGCGCTTGCAGCGAGCTATCTCGCCCGTGAGGACGCCGCGCGACTGCTGATCGTCGGTGCGGGCGCGCTGAGCCGCTTTCTCGCCCAGGCACACGCGGCCGTGCGGCCGATCCGCGAGGTGCGGATATGGAACCGGACGCCCGCCAATGCCGAAAAAGTGGCCGCCGACCTGCGGGAAATGGGCATAGCGGCCTCGGTTGCCGGTGATTTGGCCGCGGAGGTCGGTCGCGCCGATATTGTTTCTGCCGCCACCATTTCAACCGAACCCCTGATCGCCGGCGCGGCCCTGCGTCCGGGCGTTCATGTCGACCTTGTCGGAGGTTTTACGCCGACGATGCGCGAGGCCGACGACGACGCGATCAGGGCTGCCAGCGTCTATGTCGATACGCTTGGCGGGGCCACAAAGGAGGCCGGCGACATCGTCCAGCCTTTGGAATCCGGCGTGCTTTCCCGCGACGCGATTGTCGGCGACCTTTATGGCCTGGCCCGCGGCGAAACACCTGGTCGCCGAAGCGCGGACGAGATCACGCTGTTCAAATCGGTGGGCGCCGCGATCGAAGACCTTGCCGCCGGGGTCGCGGTCTACAAGGCGCTTTCTTCCTGA
- a CDS encoding class I SAM-dependent methyltransferase — protein sequence MKQPRERRHGRSRAPAKAGAERASSSGKAAKAERRQVPAAAERDRTVRPSGALPAETVPLILEVNPNADYALLDSGDGEKLEQYGPYRIVRPEGQALWARALPAAEWAAADAIFTGDTDEEGMGRWRFPKAPLGETWPMRHDGIDYLGRFTSFRHVGVFPEQASHWADMEARIRSAGRTVRVLNLFGYTGLASLVAARAGAEVTHVDASRKAITWARENQEVAGLADRPIRWICEDAAKFVEREVRRDRQYDIILLDPPAYGRGPKGEVWQLFEHLPAMVGNCRAILGERPLALVLTAYSIRSSFFAIHTLMRDALAGFGGRVESGELVIREKAAGRALSTSLFSRWVPK from the coding sequence ATGAAACAGCCGCGCGAAAGGCGCCACGGGCGATCGCGCGCGCCGGCCAAGGCCGGCGCAGAGCGGGCGTCGTCATCAGGCAAAGCTGCGAAGGCAGAACGCAGGCAGGTGCCGGCAGCCGCTGAGCGCGACCGCACCGTCCGGCCGAGCGGCGCCTTGCCAGCCGAAACGGTGCCATTGATTCTCGAAGTCAACCCCAACGCCGACTATGCGCTGCTCGACAGCGGCGATGGTGAAAAACTCGAACAGTATGGTCCCTATCGCATTGTTCGGCCTGAGGGACAGGCGCTGTGGGCGCGGGCTCTGCCGGCCGCGGAGTGGGCGGCGGCCGATGCGATCTTCACGGGCGATACAGACGAAGAAGGCATGGGCCGCTGGCGGTTCCCAAAAGCGCCTTTGGGCGAGACCTGGCCGATGCGCCATGACGGCATCGACTATCTCGGCCGCTTCACCTCCTTCCGTCATGTGGGCGTCTTTCCAGAACAGGCCTCGCACTGGGCCGACATGGAAGCGCGCATCAGATCGGCGGGGCGGACGGTCAGGGTGCTCAACCTTTTCGGCTATACCGGCCTCGCCTCCTTGGTGGCGGCGCGCGCCGGCGCTGAGGTCACCCATGTCGATGCGTCCAGGAAGGCGATCACCTGGGCGCGCGAAAACCAGGAGGTCGCCGGGCTTGCCGACCGACCGATTCGCTGGATCTGCGAGGACGCCGCGAAATTCGTCGAGCGCGAGGTGCGCCGCGACAGGCAATACGACATCATCCTCCTCGACCCGCCGGCCTACGGCCGCGGCCCCAAGGGCGAGGTCTGGCAGCTTTTCGAGCATCTTCCGGCCATGGTCGGCAACTGCCGGGCCATCCTCGGCGAACGGCCCCTGGCCCTTGTCCTGACTGCCTATTCGATCCGGTCCTCCTTCTTTGCGATCCACACGCTGATGCGCGATGCCCTTGCCGGCTTCGGCGGGCGGGTGGAATCGGGCGAACTGGTGATTCGCGAAAAGGCGGCGGGCCGCGCGTTGTCGACTTCGCTTTTCTCGCGTTGGGTTCCGAAATGA
- a CDS encoding TrmH family RNA methyltransferase has product MRAGGGEIRRSGQVKEVTSLSNPIVKDIRALAMKKFRDQQNAFLAEGLKLVIEALDLGWRVRTMILAKSALGNRTVEATAARVFAAGGLVLEASEKLMASIARRDNPQMVAGVFEQRWMPLGKVSPLRGDVWVALDRVRDPGNLGTIIRTVDAVGAKGVILVGDCTDPFGIETVRATMGSVFAVPVVKTTQEDFLAWRAGFAGLVAGTHLKGAVDYRSVDFEGKPVLLLMGNEQQGLPETLAAACDRLLRIPQAGRADSLNLAVATGVMLYEIRRPALTLEKDGA; this is encoded by the coding sequence ATGAGGGCAGGCGGCGGCGAGATACGGCGTTCCGGCCAGGTAAAGGAGGTAACCAGCCTCTCCAACCCGATCGTTAAGGATATCCGCGCCCTGGCGATGAAGAAATTCCGCGACCAGCAGAATGCCTTCCTCGCCGAGGGGCTGAAGCTGGTGATCGAGGCGCTCGATCTCGGCTGGCGTGTGCGCACCATGATTCTGGCCAAATCAGCGCTTGGCAACCGCACTGTCGAGGCCACCGCGGCCCGGGTCTTCGCGGCCGGTGGCTTGGTGCTGGAAGCGAGCGAGAAGTTGATGGCCTCCATTGCCCGGCGCGACAATCCGCAGATGGTCGCCGGCGTCTTCGAGCAGCGATGGATGCCGCTGGGGAAGGTATCGCCTTTACGGGGCGACGTGTGGGTGGCGCTCGACCGGGTCCGCGACCCGGGCAATCTCGGCACCATCATTCGCACCGTGGACGCCGTCGGCGCCAAAGGCGTCATTCTGGTCGGTGACTGCACTGATCCCTTCGGAATCGAGACGGTGCGCGCCACGATGGGGTCTGTTTTCGCCGTTCCGGTGGTGAAGACGACGCAGGAGGACTTTCTGGCCTGGCGTGCCGGGTTTGCCGGCCTTGTTGCCGGCACGCATTTGAAGGGCGCGGTCGATTACCGCAGCGTCGATTTCGAAGGCAAGCCGGTGCTGCTCCTGATGGGTAACGAGCAGCAGGGCCTGCCGGAGACCCTGGCCGCCGCTTGCGACCGGCTTTTGCGTATTCCGCAAGCCGGCCGCGCCGATTCGCTTAACCTCGCGGTCGCAACAGGCGTCATGCTCTACGAGATTCGTCGCCCGGCACTCACTCTGGAGAAAGACGGCGCATGA
- a CDS encoding lipopolysaccharide assembly protein LapA domain-containing protein produces the protein MLNRVVLVVVVVPVAVVLIALAVANRTPAAFTLDPFNPGNGALTVELPLFVLLFVSLAIGLVLGSVATWLRQGRYRREAREKRREVQNLLQQTRPPAGGEDAGTGVPATRG, from the coding sequence ATGTTGAACCGCGTCGTGCTTGTGGTGGTGGTGGTGCCGGTGGCGGTGGTGCTGATCGCGCTGGCGGTCGCCAACCGGACTCCGGCCGCCTTCACGCTCGACCCGTTCAATCCCGGCAATGGCGCGCTGACTGTGGAACTGCCTCTTTTCGTCCTCCTTTTCGTCTCGCTGGCGATCGGTCTTGTTCTGGGCAGCGTAGCGACCTGGCTCCGGCAGGGACGCTACCGGCGCGAGGCGCGCGAGAAACGCCGTGAGGTGCAGAACCTGCTCCAGCAGACCCGGCCGCCGGCTGGTGGGGAAGATGCCGGGACAGGGGTGCCGGCGACCCGTGGCTGA
- the sppA gene encoding signal peptide peptidase SppA — MALRADELIDRRRLRRKLTFWRVAALLVAALAIAAFAWQAFGDGLPGQGADQIAKVRIEGTITEDEELLERLDKIAESDAVKGVILNIDSPGGTTAGGEAIFEAVRKLADKKPVVAQVGTLAASAGYMIASASDHIVARKSSIVGSIGVLVQFPDLTGLMDKVGIKLEEVKSSPLKAEPSPFNPTTEEERAMLRAMILDSYDWFVGLVADRRPLSRVEAERLADGSVFTGRQALERKLVDTLGGEEEAVAWLKSKGVDASLEVIEWKPKPDRASYFLLDALGAAIAEGLGLAGGRLNLPERLGAERLFLDGLVSLWQPDHGTTGER; from the coding sequence ATGGCGCTCAGAGCCGATGAATTGATCGATCGCCGCAGGTTGCGGCGCAAACTCACCTTCTGGCGTGTCGCGGCGCTGCTGGTCGCGGCATTGGCGATTGCTGCCTTCGCCTGGCAGGCCTTCGGCGACGGGCTGCCGGGACAGGGTGCCGACCAGATCGCCAAGGTCCGTATTGAAGGCACCATCACCGAAGACGAGGAACTGCTTGAACGCCTCGACAAGATCGCCGAGTCCGACGCGGTGAAGGGAGTCATCCTCAACATCGACTCGCCGGGTGGCACTACCGCCGGCGGCGAGGCGATCTTCGAGGCCGTGCGCAAGCTCGCCGACAAGAAGCCCGTTGTTGCCCAGGTCGGCACGCTCGCGGCATCGGCAGGCTACATGATCGCCAGCGCCTCCGACCATATCGTGGCGCGCAAGTCCTCGATCGTCGGTTCGATCGGTGTCCTCGTCCAGTTTCCCGACCTGACCGGGCTGATGGACAAGGTCGGCATCAAGCTCGAGGAGGTGAAGTCCTCGCCGCTCAAGGCGGAGCCGTCGCCGTTTAACCCGACGACGGAAGAGGAACGGGCAATGTTGCGGGCCATGATCCTCGATTCATACGACTGGTTTGTCGGGCTGGTCGCCGATCGCAGGCCGCTTTCGCGCGTCGAGGCCGAGCGACTGGCCGACGGTTCCGTGTTCACCGGCCGTCAGGCTCTGGAACGCAAGCTTGTCGACACGCTGGGCGGTGAGGAGGAGGCCGTCGCCTGGCTCAAATCGAAGGGTGTTGACGCCTCGCTCGAGGTGATCGAGTGGAAGCCCAAGCCCGACCGTGCATCCTATTTCCTGCTCGACGCTCTTGGCGCCGCAATCGCAGAAGGACTAGGGCTTGCCGGCGGGCGCCTGAACCTTCCGGAAAGGCTTGGCGCAGAGCGCCTCTTCCTTGACGGTCTGGTGTCCCTCTGGCAACCTGATCATGGCACGACGGGGGAACGATAA
- a CDS encoding GNAT family N-acetyltransferase, with protein sequence MPTRAMEKDLPSVAARGLGAVPGPQTGLDGILGRIGKLEVRLARDASEIAAAQAVRYRVFYDELGARGQVSQHLEQRDSDSFDAVCDHLLVFDTALPMPEHKRIVGTYRLLRQEIANTAGGFYSTDEFELDTLVARHADRRFLELGRSCVLPEYRSKRTVELLWQGIWAYIHHHRVDVMTGCASFPGTVPAAHARALSYLAHNCGAEGEWKVRAVAERYQNMDLMPNEAIDSRTALAEMPPLIKGYMRVGARFGDGCVIDDDFCTTDVLVVLPVEWIAGRYVSYYGGDSQRFAA encoded by the coding sequence ATGCCTACGCGCGCGATGGAGAAGGATCTACCTTCGGTTGCCGCGCGCGGTCTGGGCGCTGTCCCCGGTCCGCAGACCGGACTCGACGGGATTCTCGGACGTATCGGCAAGCTCGAGGTGCGCCTGGCGCGCGACGCCAGCGAGATCGCCGCCGCGCAGGCGGTCCGCTACAGGGTATTTTACGACGAGCTCGGAGCGCGCGGGCAGGTATCGCAGCATCTGGAGCAGCGCGATTCCGACAGTTTCGACGCCGTCTGCGATCATTTGCTGGTCTTCGATACCGCACTGCCGATGCCAGAGCACAAGCGTATCGTCGGTACCTATCGGCTGCTGCGCCAGGAGATCGCCAACACCGCCGGCGGCTTTTATTCGACCGACGAGTTCGAACTGGACACGCTCGTTGCCCGCCACGCCGATCGGCGCTTCCTCGAACTCGGACGCTCCTGCGTCCTGCCGGAATACCGTTCCAAGCGCACCGTCGAACTGCTTTGGCAAGGCATCTGGGCCTACATCCATCACCATCGTGTCGATGTCATGACCGGCTGCGCCTCGTTTCCCGGTACCGTGCCGGCAGCTCATGCGCGGGCGCTTTCCTACCTGGCCCATAATTGCGGCGCCGAGGGCGAATGGAAGGTGCGCGCAGTCGCCGAGCGCTACCAGAACATGGACCTCATGCCCAACGAGGCGATCGACAGCCGCACCGCGCTGGCCGAGATGCCGCCGCTTATTAAGGGCTATATGCGCGTCGGCGCGCGTTTCGGCGACGGCTGCGTGATCGATGACGACTTCTGTACCACCGACGTGCTCGTCGTGCTGCCGGTGGAATGGATCGCCGGGCGCTATGTCAGCTATTATGGCGGCGATTCCCAGCGTTTTGCGGCCTGA
- a CDS encoding MmcQ/YjbR family DNA-binding protein, whose protein sequence is MSAEFDFAVARIERAARDLPEIEASTSYGNPSLKVRKKMLCRVKDADTVVIMCPLEEKQLLIEAAPDIYFEADHYRGWPSVLVRIRLISEEELIHRLDRAWRMQAPKTLVKRRVSAAGSG, encoded by the coding sequence ATGAGCGCGGAGTTCGACTTTGCCGTGGCGCGCATTGAACGCGCTGCGCGTGACTTGCCGGAGATCGAGGCCTCGACCTCCTACGGCAATCCTTCGCTGAAGGTGCGCAAAAAGATGCTGTGCCGGGTCAAGGATGCGGACACCGTCGTCATCATGTGCCCGCTCGAAGAAAAGCAACTGCTGATCGAGGCCGCCCCCGATATCTACTTCGAGGCGGATCATTATCGCGGTTGGCCGTCGGTGCTCGTGCGCATCCGGCTGATTTCGGAGGAGGAACTGATCCACCGCCTCGATCGCGCGTGGCGGATGCAAGCGCCGAAGACGCTTGTGAAAAGGCGCGTTTCCGCGGCGGGCTCCGGCTGA